The following are encoded in a window of Vibrio azureus genomic DNA:
- a CDS encoding cbb3-type cytochrome c oxidase subunit II, which produces MMSKDFTHSVIILIVTTFVVASFSLAVWVVPNIVRTDDIAKNSLAKPLTPLELAGRDIYISEGCHVCHTQMVRPLEPEIKRNGRANQESDDIYEFPNLWGSKRTGPDLTNLGRKYSDQWHTLHLINPRQVIPTSIMPSYPWLFEQTLTGDDIGDKMETLRDLGVPYTDQQISEGRLQVRGKTKGEALIRYLQSLGQDTAQGVTP; this is translated from the coding sequence ATCATGAGTAAAGATTTTACCCACTCAGTAATCATCTTGATAGTTACCACTTTCGTTGTGGCGTCTTTTTCTCTCGCGGTGTGGGTTGTGCCCAATATCGTTCGCACTGATGACATCGCCAAAAATAGTTTGGCAAAACCACTCACCCCGTTGGAGTTAGCGGGCCGAGATATCTACATCAGCGAAGGTTGCCATGTTTGTCACACTCAAATGGTTCGTCCACTTGAGCCAGAGATAAAACGCAACGGCCGAGCGAATCAAGAGTCGGATGACATTTACGAGTTCCCTAATCTTTGGGGCTCAAAACGTACTGGACCTGATTTAACAAACCTTGGTCGTAAATATTCTGATCAATGGCATACTCTGCATTTAATCAATCCACGTCAGGTGATTCCAACCTCAATCATGCCATCTTATCCGTGGCTATTTGAACAAACACTGACTGGTGATGATATCGGTGACAAAATGGAAACGCTAAGAGATTTAGGCGTTCCCTATACCGATCAGCAGATTTCTGAAGGCCGCTTGCAAGTTCGAGGAAAAACCAAAGGTGAAGCACTCATCCGCTACTTGCAAAGTCTTGGCCAAGATACTGCACAGGGGGTGACACCATGA